One genomic region from Ochotona princeps isolate mOchPri1 chromosome 5, mOchPri1.hap1, whole genome shotgun sequence encodes:
- the LOC101516623 gene encoding acyl-CoA-binding protein-like, which translates to MSQTEFEKAAEEVKNIKAKPTDPEMLFICHYKQATVGDVNTERPGMLDLKSKAKWDAWNELKGTSKESAMKA; encoded by the coding sequence ATGTCTCAGACTGAGTTTGAGAAAGCTGCTGAGGAAGTTAAGAACATCAAGGCGAAGCCCACTGACCCAGAGATGCTGTTCATCTGCCACTACAAGCAGGCAACCGTGGGCGACGTGAACACAGAACGTCCCGGGATGTTGGACCTCAAAAGCAAGGCCAAGTGGGATGCCTGGAACGAGCTGAAAGGGACCTCCAAGGAGAGCGCCATGAAAGCCTAG